The DNA segment AGGAATTCACACAAAGCTATGCCGCCGTATGCTGAGAGGTAAATGCGTACATGATCTGTCCAGCGAAGCCCTGCTGTTGGACAGATTATATGAAAGCAGGACACTGCTATCCTGTAGCTTTATTCAAACGCAGCTATATTCCTGTTTTCTGTAAGCACAGGAAAATAGCTGGAAAGCATCCGTTAAATCGTAAATCATCAGTTTTTCTTCGATAAGGTACTGTACTGCTCCAATTCATGAAACACTTAAAAAATCAGTATGTAAATTTCATGCATACTGATTTTTTTTCATAAGGAAACCATATGTCCATACATCATGCTTCATACAGCAGACATTTCTGCTGCAGTATCTGCCTGCTGTACACGCTATAAAGCATCCCCGTTGGTCTCTATGACACGTGCGTACCAGAAGAAGGAATCCTTTTTTAAACGTTTGCCGCTGCCTTCTCCCCAGTCATTCAAATCTACATAAATATATCCATAGCGCTTGCTCATTTCCGCACTGGAGGAGGATACAATATCGATCGGCCCCCAGCTTAGATAACCAAGAACAGACACGCCGTCAAGAATACATTCCTTTACCTGTGCGATATGCTGCCGCAGGTATTCGATGCGGTATAGATCATGAATACTCTGATCCTCCTCTACCTGATCAAAGAGTGTTTATATACGATATGCCTAATCCTTTACGATTTTTACAATGCAGTAAGAAAGCAGCAGGAAACAGGTGTTATCTTCATTTTTCTGATTGGTTTCAAGCCATGTATAATAACAGTTTTGTTATAAACAGCAGCTTCCCGCTAAGTTTCCTTGACACGGCAATAGTTTAGCGTTAAACTAAAATCTAAAGAGGAAATGTATATGAAAAGAGAAGATATCAATGCGTTTATGGATGAATTTTACAGCATTTCTTGTAAAATGAACCAGATCAGAATCACCCCGATTACCTTTCAGGGGAATATTACAACAAATTCCGCAGGCTTATTTTTTATGGATGCCATTGCATCTCATAAGGGCATAAAAATGTCGGAAATCGGAGAGGTGCTGGGAATTACCAAGGGGGCAGTTTCACAGATGGCTGCCAAGCTGGAGAAAAAGCATCTAATACGCAAGATAAAAAGCAAAACAAATGCCAAGGATATCTATCTGGAGCTGACACCGCAGGGGGAACAGGTGAATCGGGAACAGTGTGTGCTGCGTAAAAAGATGTATGAGGGTATCAGTGAAATTATATCGGACTACAGTGAGCACGATACGGAAATCATCCGGGTGTTTTTGAATCAGGCAGGCTTATATCTGGAACAATACCGAAAGGAGCTCGCCCGGCTGCATGAAGAATAAACAATGCTGTTGAACAGATAGCAGTAAGGATTGAGATAGAGCAGCCTCTTATCCATACAGAATGTATTTATTGGGTACCACAGAACAATCGGGCAGACACCTAGTCCAGGGGAATGTCGGTGCCGGTTATTTTATATACTGATGGATGTTAGGCGATTAAAGAAAACAGACAGAAAGGAAGATTCGTAGTATGCTTCAGATAAAAAATATACACAAGCAGTATAAGACAGGCAGTTTAATACAGAAGGCACTTGACGGTGTGAGTCTGAATTTGCGGGACAATGAATTTGTGGCCATACTGGGGCCGAGTGGTTCCGGAAAGACAACGCTTTTAAATATCATCGGAGGGCTCGACCGTTATGATGAGGGTGATTTGATTATCAACGGGATATCGACGAAAAAATACAGGGACAGAGACTGGGATTCCTATCGTAATCATACGATCGGCTTTGTATTCCAAAGCTATAATCTGATTCCGCATCAGACGATTCTGGCAAATGTTGAGCTTGCTTTAACGATTTCCGGTATATCGAAAGCAGAGCGAAGACAGAAGGCTAAACAGGCGCTGGAAGAGGTAGGTCTGGGAGAACAAGGACATAAAAAGCCAAACCAGATGTCCGGGGGACAGATGCAGCGTGTTGCCATCGCCCGTGCTTTGGTGAATGATCCGGATATCCTGTTGGCGGATGAGCCTACAGGTGCACTGGACAGCGATACGAGTGTACAGGTCATGAACCTGTTGAAGGAGGTTGCCAAGGATCGCCTTGTCGTCATGGTAACACACAATCCGGAGCTGGCACAGGACTATGCGACACGTATCGTGGAGCTGCGTGACGGTCGTATCCGCAGTGATTCTGATCCCTACGAGGTGAGGGAGGAGGAGCTGGAACAGCCAAAGCATGAAAATATGGGAAAATCTTCCATGTCCTTTACAACCTCCTTGCTTTTGAGCTTTAATAATCTGCGTACGAAAAAGGCACGAACGATCCTGACCTCCTTTGCGGGCTCTATTGGTATTATAGGAATAGCGCTGATTCTCTCCCTATCCAACGGAGTCAATCAGTACATCCAATCCATAGAGGAGGATACTTTATCGGAATATCCGCTGCAAATACAAAGCACAGGGTTTGATATCACCTCCATGATGACGGATGGAAACCCCAATCAGAAGCAGGGGGAGAAGGATGAGACAAAGATTCATGTATCTCAGATGATCACCAATATGTTCTCCAAGATCGGATCCAACGATCTGACCTCCTTAAAGCACTATCTGGACAGTGGAAAGACGGATATTGAAAGCAATACAAATTCCATAGAATATACGTACACCGTAGCACCGCAGATTTACCGTACGGATGCGGGTACGATCCGTCAGGTACATCCGGATACGTCTTTTTCCTCGCTGGGATTTGGCTCCTCCAGCAACACCAACAGCATGATGTCCGCCATGATGAGTACAGATGTCTTCTACCAGATGCCAAGCAATGCGAAGCTGTATGAAAATCAATATGATATCAAAGCGGGAAGATGGCCAAAAGGCTACAAGGAATGTGTGCTTGTTTTAACAAAAAACGGAAATATCAATGATTTTATGCTGTATACACTGGGTTTGCGTGATTATAAGGAGCTGGATCAGATGGTGGAACAGTTTTCGAAGGATGAAAAGGTCAAGGTTCCCGATGAAAGCCGTTCCTATTCCTATGATGAAATTGTCGGTAAGCAGTTTAAGCTTGTAAATGCAAAGGATTATTATCAATACGATGAGAAATATAATGTTTATAAGGATAAGACAGACGATAAGAGCTATATGAAAAAGCTGGTCAACAACGGAGAGGATATTCGAATCGTCGGTGTTGTTCAGCCGGTAGAGTCCGCAACTGCAACAATGCTGAAGGCGGGTATTGCCTATCCAGCTGATTTGACCATGCACGTGATCAATCAGGCGAAGGACAGCGATATTGTAAAAAAGCAGCTTGCAAAGCCTAATACGGATGTGTTTACCGGAAAGTCCTTTACAGACAAAGAACACAGTAAATTTGATATGAATTCTTTATTCACAGTTGATGCGGATATGCTGAAGCAGGCATTCTCTTTTGATCAGAGCAAGCTGAATATGGATATGTCACAGCTTGATTTAAGCAATATCAAATTGGATATGTCACAGCTCCCACAGCTTGATTTCCAATCTGTTCTAGCCGGGATGAAGGTTACGATTTCAGAAGAACAGCTGCAGAAACTGGCCGCCACACTGCAAACGGATTTCCAGAAATATCTCATGAACAATGCATTGCTGGATCCAACCAAAATGAATGAATACATGATTGCCTATGTACAGACACAGCCTGCACAGCAGCTCATTCAGGGAGAGCTGATGAATGTTCTGCAGGAAAGCGGACTGACACAGCAGTTTCAGACACAGCTGCAAAAGCAGATGGAAGCGATGATGACACAGTACGCATCATCCTTTACGAAGCAGCTGCAGCAGGAGCTTGGCAGACAGCTGCAAGGCCAGATGAGTAAGTTTGCGGCCAATATGCAGGATGCTATACAGATTGATGCCAGTGCATTCGCAAAGGCAATCAAAATGAATATGAATGAAGAAGAATTATCCGAGCTGATGATGTCGTTAATGACGAGTGAGGTTTCCTCCTATGACGGAAATCTGAAAAATCTGGGATATGCCGATCTGGATAAGCCAGGTGGTATCAGTATTTATCCAAAGGATTTTGAAAGCAAGCAGAAGGTGATTGACGTTTTGGACGGCTACAACGCTGATATGAAAAAGGTGGATGAGGATAAGGTTATTTCCTACACCGATTATGTTGGAACACTGATGTCGTCTGTTACAGATATCATTAACGTTATCAGCTATGTGCTGATTGCCTTTGTGGCAATCTCCCTAGTCGTATCCTCCATCATGATTGGTGTTATCACGTATATCAGCGTACTGGAGCGTAAGAAGGAAATCGGAATCCTGCGCGCGATCGGTGCTTCCAAGAAAAATATCTCTCAGGTATTCAATGCCGAGACGTTTATCATCGGGTTGCTGGCAGGACTTCTGGGTATTATCATTACCCTACTGCTGCTCATTCCGGGAAATATGCTGATACATCATCTTGCAGGCAATGTAGAGGTGAGTGCGGCACTGCCGATTGCCGGCGGTATCATCCTAATCGTTTTGAGTGTGATTCTGACGCTGCTCGGTGGTCTGATTCCATCTAAGAAAGCAGCACTGGAGGATCCGGTGACAGCACTTCGCACGGAATAAAAAGAATGCAGGTAGTATAGTTGGACTGGGATATTTCATATGTGCCAATACTGGAAAGCAGCTGGATGGTGCTATCCTATACACGGTATGACCATAAGGCAGTTAAATGAAAAGATCAGAAAGTGATGTAAACAATCGCCACATTACACATAATGCCAGATACGATATTACCTTGCGACAGGTACTATCCTAAATCAAGCAAAGGAAAGCAGTCTTCTATCCACAGAGGATAAACGGGCGCTTTCCTTTTCCTTTGCGAAATACGCTAACCTGTAAAAAGACAATCTGTATGCTGCTTTGCAGGTGATTGCATGTCACTTTACACTATGCAATTCGTTCTGTTGTATTTTTCTCCAAGCTGCTGGCAGTCGGACAGATCGGTGCCGGATTCGTATGGGGCGGTATGCTGTTAAACGTGCGCTTATTTTGTATGAAATTATTTACAATCGTATGATAATTATTTTCAAAAATGTATGAAAGTATATTGACAATAAGGCAAAACACCCGTATAATCTCACTAAACCTACTGATTTAATAGGGTTTGAAAGAGAGGAACCTAAATGAAAGAGAAAGCATATAAGTTTGAAACCCTGCAGCTGCATGCCGGACAGGAACAGGCAGACCCCACTACCGATGCCAGAGCTGTGCCGATTTATGCCACAACCTCCTATGTTTTTAAGGATTCCCGGCAGGCTGCCCAGCGTTTTGCCTTACAAGAGGGGGGGCAATATCTACAGTCGTCTGATGAATCCGACATCGGATGTATTTGAGCAGCGTATGGCAGCTTTGGAACAGGGCGCAGCAGCCTTGGCTACCGCTTCCGGTTCTGCGGCAATTGATTATGCAATCCGTAATATCGCAGCATGTGGAGACCATATTGTATCCTCCTCCACGGTGTATGGAGGAACCTATAATCTGTTTGCTAATACATTAAGGGACAGCGGGATCACAACAACCTTTGTGGATGGACACAATCCCAATAATTTTGAAGCAGCGATTCAGGAAAATACGAAGGCTGTATATCTGGAAGCTCTGGGGAATCCGAATGCGGATATCATTGACCTGGAGGCTGTTTCTGCCATTGCTCACCGTCATGGCATACCGGTGATCGTGGATAATACCTTTGCGACTCCGTTTCTGTTTCGTCCGCTAGAGCATGGGGCAGATATCGTTGTCCATTCCGCAACCAAGTTTATTGGCGGGCATGGAACGGTAATGGGGGGTGTCATTGTAGACGGCGGTCATTTTGACTGGTCACAGAATGAAAAATTTCCAGGCCTATCCAAGCCGAATCCGTCCTATCATGGCATCGTCTTTGCACAGGCATGCGGCAACATCGCCTATATCATGAAAATTCGCACCACACTGATGCGTGATCAGGGGGCATGCCTGTCTCCGTTTAATTCCTTTTTACTTCTGCAGGGGCTGGAAACCCTTTCCCTGCGCGTTGAGCGGCATGTGGAAAATGTAGTAAAGGTCGTTGAATTTCTTAAGAAGCAGCCTATGGTAGGCCGTATACATCATCCATCACTCGCACAGGGCAGAGAAAAGGAATTGTATGAATCCTATTATCCAAATGGCGGTGCCTCTATCTTTACCTTTGAATTGAACGGAAGTGAGGAACAGGCAAAGACCTTTACCGAATCGCTGACGGTTTTCTCTCTGCTCGCAAATGTCGCTGATGTAAAATCATTAGTCATTCATCCAGCCTCAACCACACATTCCCAGATGAGCGAAAAAGAGCTTGCGGCTGTCGGAATCACACCGCAAACAATTCGCCTTTCTATTGGCACAGAGCATATTGATGATATACTGGAGGATCTGAAACAGGGCTTTTCTGCAATCTAAGCTGGCAAAATAAATGACATAATGAACGTTCTTGTGTATAATAAAGCACAGAGAAAGTGAGGACATATGATATGACATGGATGTGCAGTATTTGTGGATATACCTATGACGGTGAAGATTTCACAAAAGAAGCGGACGATTATCTGTGCCCGTTATGCGACAGTGGAAAAGAAAATTTCCAGCAGCGTGATCTGGCTACGGAAATCGCAGCAGCGACCAATCAGTTTTTTGCCGTTCAGGAAGAGGAATAGAAGCCTTCAGAAACTATGAAAAGGATGTCAGACCTTGTAAACAGGAGAATGACATCCTTTTTTTAATTATTTCTTATTTAATAGATATACGATTTCCTTTGCTTTTTCTCTATCCTTCTCATATTGCTCTGTACCGACCTGTGTTTTGTTTTCTGAAATATATACAGCTAGTTTAGAGCCATCTTTCATAATGATTCTAATTCCGACAAATAAATAGGGTGTTGACAGTATTCCGGTTGGCAAGCCTTTTTCAGGCATAAGAGCTAAGAATGGTTCCTGTTTCCCTTTTTTATTTGCTTTTTCATTTAACACTGCACATCTTTCAATATGATTTAGAGAAAAAGTGCCCTTTGTTCCATTTAAAATTTGAAAAGTTTTATTTTCAAAATCAAACTTTATACTATTATATTCTGTTTCCATATACATAATTTAAGGGGAACGGCTTTAAAATCTGGATATCGTATGGTTTACACCCTATATCTATGAAATTTACATCGCTGCTCTTTGTCTGATTGCCGAATGAATAGGAAACTCCTGAATATGATGGTTTGTCAGTTAATGTAGGTTGCATACTGTTTCCTCCTTTTGATATCGCCAGCTAGCTTAATATCTAAGTAAAGTGTAATACATATGCCTCTAAATTATAAGGCTATATCCAACTATAGAAATGTGATATAATTATAGTATTGGAATGTTTCAGAAAAGATTTTAAAGCATACATAATAAATCTTTGTTTGCGAAGTGCGAAAATATAAAGGCAATGATAAAGCAGCTTTTTCAGTATACTTCTAAACCTCGAATAGAAAACAAATGGCTAGTATTTTTCATCATTGTGTGATTGCCTCATACAGTCACATCTGTCCTTTTAGCTGCGTCCGGCGTATTTATAATCTTGTGATGCTGAAAAGACGGTAGGAGGGCACAGTAATGTTTTTGAAAGGAGCTGCTTATCAATCCATACAGCAAAGCTGTCTGGCGATATATCCTTGCTTGCGTGATTTTTAATGCATAATAGCTGTTTTACACGTTTGGTGTTCTCTTTTCAGGCATATTTCTTGACAAAGGAAAAACTGAAAGGGCATACATGGAAATAATTGTTGACAATGGGTGTTAGCCTGTGCTAATATTTGGATACAAAAGGTTAGTATAAACTAACAAAGGAGGCTGACATATGGTACTGACAAGTGCACCGGTTGGAAAAAACTTTCAAATTGCAAAGGTAAACGGCAAAGACGAGGTTCGCAGTCAGCTTGCATCCCTGGGCTTTGTAGAAGGCGCTGATGTAAGTGTAGTGAACGAGCTGAGCGGGAATGTCATCATCCATGTGAAGGATACACGCATTGCATTGGATCGAAGTCTGTCCAACCGCATTCATGTGAAATAGGAGGGAAACGTATGATATTAAAAGAAGTAAAACCCGGAAACAGTGTGACGATCCGTAAGCTGAATTCTACCGGATCCGTCAAGAAAAAGCTGATGGATATGGGACTGACAAAAAATACGGAAATTTATGTACGCAAGGTTGCGCCGCTGGGAGATCCCATCGAGTTAACTGTGCGCGGCTATGAACTAAGCATCCGTAAGGCAGATGCAGCACTGATTGAAGTGGAATAGGATATATTTTTTTTAAGAATTGAGTTAGTGTAAACTAACAAAGGAGGGAACTTATGAGAAGAATTGCATTGGCTGGAAACCCAAACTGTGGTAAAACAACGATGTTTAACGCATTGACAGGCAGTAATCAGTATGTTGGAAACTGGCCGGGTGTCACAGTGGAAAAAAAGGAAGGAAAGCTGAAGGGACATAAGGATATCATTCTTACAGATCTTCCAGGAATTTATTCCTTGTCTCCATATTCTCTGGATGAAGTTGTGGCAAGGAATTATCTGATTGAGGAGCGGCCCGATCTGATTATCAATATTATAGATGCGACCAACCTGGAACGCAATCTGTATCTGACAACACAGCTGCAGGAGACAGGGATTCCGGTGATTGCAGCATTGAATATGATGGATTTGATTCAGCAGGAAACTACAGAAATTGATACCGGACAATTATCAAGGCTGCTGCATATTCCGGTAATTGAGGTCTCCGCATTGAAGAACCGCGGGCTGGATGAGTTGATTGAAAAAGCGGTAGGTATGCTGAAAGATGAGGCTGTTCCATATGTCAATATATACAGCGGGATGTTGAAGGATGCCCTGACACGGATTGCTGAGCTTCCATCGATTCAGGAAAAGGGTGCAAGCACCTTCTGGTATGCCGTAAAGTATTTGGAGGCTGATGAAAAAGTCCTGACGGCAGCACCGCTGAATGGTCAGGACAATGCGGTTGTAGCAAAACTGCGTAAGGAGCTGGAGGCTGCTTATGACGATGATGCAGAAAGCATTATCACAAATGAACGTTATGCATACCTTGCCGGCATCATCAAGCAAACATATGTGAAAAGACATAGCGGCATGCGTATATCTGACCGTATTGATCATATCGTAACCAATCGCTGGCTGGCACTGCCGATTTTTGCAGTTGTCATGTATCTTGTATACTACGTATCGGTAACAACGGTTGGTACGTATGTTACCGACTGGACAAATGATGTGCTGTTTGGAGATATCATTCCTCCTGCCGTGACTTCCTTTCTGGAAGGCATTGGAACCGCAGGGTGGCTGGTTTCTTTGATTGTCGATGGTATCATTGCTGGGATAGGAGCAGTTCTTGGCTTTGTTCCGCAAATGCTTGTGCTCTTTCTGTTTCTGGCTATTCTGGAGGATTGCGGCTATATGGCACGCATCGCCTTCATCATGGATCGTGTCTTTCGTAAATTTGGCTTATCCGGAAAATCCTTTATCCCGATGCTGATCGGTACCGGATGCGGTGTGCCGGGCATTATGGCAAGCCGTACGATTGAAAGTGAAAAGGATCGCCGTATGACGATTATGACGACAACCTTTATTCCATGCAGTGCTAAGCTTCCCATCATCGCTCTGATTGCCGGGGCGTTATTTCAGGGAGCAAGCTGGGTCGCACCAAGTGCATATTTTGTCGGTATTGCGGCGGTCATCTGTTCCGGTATCATGTTAAAGAAAACACGCCTGTTCGCAGGAGATCCTTCTCCCTTTGTTATGGAGCTTCCTGCATATCATATTCCCAAAGCATTGAACGTTCTTCGCAGTATGTGGGAAAGAGGATGGAGCTTTATCAAGAAGGCGGGAAGCATTATCCTGCTGTCTACGATTTTTATCTGGTTTACCTCTAATTTCGGCATGGTAGATGGCAGCTTCACTATGCTGGAGGAAAGCCAGCTGAATGAAAGCTTTCTTGCAAATCTGGGCTCTGCCATTGCACCGCTGTTTGCGCCGCTTGGCTGGGGAGAATGGCAGGCATCCGTTGCGGCAATTACGGGTCTGGTCGCAAAGGAAAATGTTGTTGCGACCTTTGGGATTCTGTATGGATTTGGTGAAGTGGCAGAGGATGGTGCCCAGATTTGGGGAACACTGGCCGCAGGCTTTACCGTAGCTGCTGCGTATTCCTTCCTTGTATTCAATCTGCTGTGTGCGCCCTGCTTTGCGGCGATTGGAGCAATCAAGCGGGAAATGAACAATGCAAAATGGACGATTTTCGCAGTTGCATACCAGTGTATCTTTGCTTATGCGGTTGCCTTCATGATTTTCCAGTTCGCGACCTTCTTCACAACTGGAGTCTTCACGATTGGTACAGTGATTGCACTGCTTGTTCTGCTGGTGCTGCTTGTCCTGCTGTTTCGTCCGGAATCTAAACGACAGGTTGCCTCGGTGAAAGCAAATGCCAACGCATAGGCTGTAAGGAAAGGAGTTGAGCCATCATGGCTACACTTATCATATCGCTGCTTCTGCTTGTACTCATCGTGTTCGCTGTACGCTCTATTCGCAAGGATGATTCCTGCAGCGGAGGATGCAGTGGCTGTTCCAAAAGCTGCACACACGGACACGGGCTGTATGAAGCATACAAGCAGGGAGAAAAGCAAAACATTTAGAAAAGAGACGTTCTCTGAAAGGAGAGCGTTTTTGCTTTTTCGAAGGAACGCTGTGAAGCGGGATGATGACCACATTGCAGGAGGCGGCTTCACAGCTTTTTGCACATACAAAATCACAGCTCTTGCTTCTTTGTAACTACCCTGAAAAATTTTAATCCGCTATCAGAAGAAATAAAGCTACGAGGATGCAGGGAGCATAAGGACAGCACGCAAAAAAGCAATGTCAGACTGAATACATTGATACCATCAATCAGAAAGGAATACTACATATTGCCTGATTTCATAACGGTCTGCTGTACGATGTCCCTATTAGAGGAAGTGCTGTATATTGTATCTTGTTTAGATTACTCTCACTTATATCTATGTGATTTATATCAAGGATTAGCTTACAAGCCCCTGTAGCTGTCATATTGCAATATTTTCTTTCATATGCTGATACCTCTCTATTTTTCAAAGGACTGTAAATCGTACCTTCTTTGGATACTGTATAGTAATTTTCATTGATAACAGCATTTAGGAAGTGCATTAGGAAAAGTGTCTTGGGTAAAGACTGGCTGTATTTGTTTTATGACCTTTTCCACTCAATATGATTACATAAAACACTTTGTATTATTTGCCGTTTTTTTGAATAATTACAAACAAAACCATCACATAGTATAATGTTATGAAAAAAACTTTACATATGGAAATCAGACACATCGTATAATTTTGTGAAAAAGATTTGACAGTAAGCGATTTCAATGATATCATATCCCTGTAAAAAATGAATATTCGTGGTGTGTTACTGTTATAAATGACAGGCATTAACTATTCGAAAAGAAGACTTGCCATAGGGCGAGGTCTATCCTTTTGAAAAGTTATGCCTGTTTTTTTGCATTACGAACGATTCAAACAGAAAGGTAGGAGAAAAAATGGTAGGAATTATTCTGGCAAGTCACGGTGACTTCGCGAAAGGCATCCTGCAGTCCGGTGAAATGATTTTCGGAGTACAGCAGGATGTAAAAGCAGTTACACTGCAGCCTAGCGAAGGGCCTGATGATATCCGGGCAAAAATGGAAGAAGCACTCACTACATTTGAAAATCCTGAACAGGTTTTATTTCTTGTAGATCTTTGGGGCGGGACACCATTCAATCAGACAAGCGGATTGTTCCATGGACATGAAGCGCAGTGGGCTGTTGTAACAGGCTTGAATCTGCCGATGCTAATTGAAGCATTTGCTTCAAGAATGTCTATGGAAACAGCACATGAAATTGCTGCACACATATTCCGTGTGGCAAAGGAAGGCGTCAGGCTGTTACCTGAACAGCTGGAGCCTGTCGAAGAACAGCCTGTAGCTGAAGCGCCAAAGCAGCAGGGAGCGATACCGGAGGGTACGATTCTTGGCGATGGACATATCGAATACGTGCTGGCACGTATTGATTCCAGACTCTTGCATGGACAGGTTGCCACCGCATGGACAAAGACGGTAAAGCCGACGCGTATCATCGTTGTGTCCGATGGTGTGGCAAAGGATGCGCTGCGTAAAAATCTGATTGAACAGGCGGCTCCTCCGGGAGTAAAGGCAAATGTCGTTCCGGTTGATAAAATGATCCAGGTCGCAAAGGATCCGCGCTTTGGAGATACAAAAGCAATGCTGCTGTTTGAAACACCGCAGGATGCACTGCGTGCCATTGAGGGCGGCGTTGATGTAAAGGAGCTGAATATCGGCTCTATGGCACATTCCGTAGGGAAAATTGCTGTAAGCAAGGTATTGTCTTTAGGAAAAGAGGATGTAAAAACCTTTGAAAAGCTAAAGGCGAAGGGAATCCGTTTTGATGTACGCAAGGTACCGAATGATTCCAAAGAGAATATGGAAGATATTATAAAGAAAGCCAAAGCAGAACTGGCTTGATGAACAGGAGGAAAGCATAATGTCAATTATAACAATTTTACTAATCGTTCTTGTTGCTCTGCTGGCTGGTATGGAAGGTGTATTGGATGAATTTCAGTTCCATCAGCCACTGGTAGCCTGTACGCTGATCGGTATTGTCAGCGGACATATGAAGGAAGGCATCATATTAGGAGGCTCCCTGCAGATGATGGCCCTGGGCTGGGCAAACGTCGGAGCAGCGATTGCTCCCGATGCTGCACTTGCCTCTGTCGCATCCGCAATCATCATGGTACTGGGATTACAGGGAGGCGCAACCGATGTAAATACCGCTATTTCCACATCCATTGCTGTTGCTGTACCGCTGTCTGTTGCAGGGCTGTTCTTAACAATGATCTGCCGTACCATTGCAATTCCGATGGTTCACTTTATGGATGCCGCTGCTGAAAAGGGAAATATCCGCTCTATGGAAATCTGGCAGGTGCTTGCTATCCTGCTGCAGGGTGTTCGTATCGCGATTCCTGCTGCTGCTTTATGTGTTGTATCGCCAAGTGTTGTAACCGGTGTATTGAATCAGATGCCGGACTGGCTGTCCGGTGGTATGGCTGTTGGTGGAGGCATGGTAGCTGCTGTAGGTTATGCAATGGTTATCAATATGATGGCTACAAAAGAAACCTGGCCGTTCTTCGCTTTAGGCTTTGTATTGGCTGCCTTGAATCAGCTGACACTGATTGCACTTGGTGTCATCGGTGTTGTTATCGCTCTGGTGTATCTGA comes from the Erysipelotrichaceae bacterium 66202529 genome and includes:
- the manX gene encoding PTS mannose transporter subunit IIAB encodes the protein MVGIILASHGDFAKGILQSGEMIFGVQQDVKAVTLQPSEGPDDIRAKMEEALTTFENPEQVLFLVDLWGGTPFNQTSGLFHGHEAQWAVVTGLNLPMLIEAFASRMSMETAHEIAAHIFRVAKEGVRLLPEQLEPVEEQPVAEAPKQQGAIPEGTILGDGHIEYVLARIDSRLLHGQVATAWTKTVKPTRIIVVSDGVAKDALRKNLIEQAAPPGVKANVVPVDKMIQVAKDPRFGDTKAMLLFETPQDALRAIEGGVDVKELNIGSMAHSVGKIAVSKVLSLGKEDVKTFEKLKAKGIRFDVRKVPNDSKENMEDIIKKAKAELA
- a CDS encoding mannose/fructose/sorbose family PTS transporter subunit IIC yields the protein MSIITILLIVLVALLAGMEGVLDEFQFHQPLVACTLIGIVSGHMKEGIILGGSLQMMALGWANVGAAIAPDAALASVASAIIMVLGLQGGATDVNTAISTSIAVAVPLSVAGLFLTMICRTIAIPMVHFMDAAAEKGNIRSMEIWQVLAILLQGVRIAIPAAALCVVSPSVVTGVLNQMPDWLSGGMAVGGGMVAAVGYAMVINMMATKETWPFFALGFVLAALNQLTLIALGVIGVVIALVYLSLKEHGSQDGGGSSNTGDPLGDILNDY